One genomic window of Bradyrhizobium sp. CCGE-LA001 includes the following:
- a CDS encoding bifunctional acetate--CoA ligase family protein/GNAT family N-acetyltransferase, with translation MSTYRLKNLLSPRSVALVGASARPVSVGRAVLENIRRAGFKGEFGLVNPRHAEIGGIAAVKSLDKLPFVPELVVITAPAREVPGIIDQAGRRGSAGALIVSAGLGHGPGSLCEGAIAAARKHGMRLIGPNCLGIMMPAVSLNASFAAHMPGPGNLALISQSGAIAAGMVDWAAQRGVGFSGIVSIGDQIDVDLADLLDHFAMDHKTRAILLYIEAIKDARKFMSAARAAARVKPVVVVKSGRMAQGAKAAATHTGALAGADAVYDAAFRRAGVLRVSDLRELFDCAETLGRVESPAGKRLAILTNGGGIGVLAIDRLVELGGIPASISADVRKKLDAALPPTWSGANPVDIVGDADAARYAAALELLLADPDNDAVLVLNVQTAIASAAEIAATVTELVGKYRDQHRRWAKPVLAAWVGADQTIIQALSNAGIPNYPTEDDAVRGFMHLVRHREVVEELSQVPPAMPDTFVPDARAARQIVTAAIADGRQWLEPVEIKHLLEAYDIAMVPTYAAADVEQAVACAKEIFAQGGTVVLKIMSRDIVHKSDVGGVVLNLTTPDAVRAAATDILDRARKLRPEARIGGVIVQAMVVKAKARELILGLADDPTFGTVVVFGRGGTAVEIINDKALALPPLDLQLARDLIDRTRVSRLLKAYRDVPAVKQDAVAMVLVKLAQMAADIPEIREFDINPLLADETGVTAVDARVAVGPPQRKFAGSGPANFAVRAYPSQWERRLKLKDSWRIFVRPLRPEDEPTIHEFLRHVTAHDLRLRFFAPMKEFTHEFIARLTQLDYARAMAFIAFDEETSEMVGVVRLHSDSIYESGEYAILLRSDLKGRGLGWALMQLIIDYAKSEGLKTISGDVLQENIVMLEMCRQLGFEVKPDPSEPDICDVRLKF, from the coding sequence ATGTCGACTTATCGCCTGAAAAACCTGCTGTCGCCTCGCTCTGTCGCGCTGGTCGGCGCAAGTGCCCGCCCGGTATCGGTCGGGCGTGCCGTCCTGGAGAACATCCGCAGGGCGGGGTTCAAGGGAGAATTTGGCCTCGTCAATCCGCGCCATGCCGAGATCGGCGGGATCGCTGCGGTGAAGAGCCTGGACAAGTTGCCTTTCGTGCCAGAGCTCGTGGTCATCACCGCGCCGGCGCGCGAGGTTCCCGGCATCATCGACCAAGCCGGACGTCGCGGCTCGGCGGGCGCGCTGATCGTCTCGGCCGGGCTCGGCCACGGTCCGGGATCCCTGTGCGAGGGCGCGATCGCTGCGGCCCGCAAACACGGCATGCGGCTGATCGGGCCGAACTGCCTCGGCATCATGATGCCCGCGGTCAGCCTCAATGCCAGTTTTGCCGCGCACATGCCGGGACCAGGCAATCTCGCGCTGATCTCGCAATCGGGCGCGATCGCGGCCGGCATGGTCGATTGGGCGGCGCAGCGCGGGGTGGGCTTCTCCGGCATTGTTTCGATCGGGGACCAGATCGACGTCGACCTTGCCGATCTGCTCGACCATTTCGCGATGGATCACAAGACCCGCGCGATCCTGCTCTACATCGAGGCGATCAAGGACGCGCGCAAGTTCATGTCGGCGGCGCGCGCCGCCGCGCGCGTGAAGCCGGTCGTCGTGGTGAAGTCCGGCCGCATGGCGCAGGGTGCGAAGGCCGCGGCCACGCATACCGGTGCGCTTGCCGGTGCCGACGCGGTCTATGACGCCGCGTTCCGCCGCGCGGGTGTGCTGCGCGTCTCCGACCTGCGGGAGCTGTTCGATTGCGCCGAGACGCTCGGCCGTGTCGAATCGCCGGCGGGGAAGCGCTTGGCCATCCTGACCAATGGCGGCGGCATTGGCGTCCTCGCCATCGATCGATTGGTCGAGCTCGGTGGAATTCCGGCCTCGATCTCGGCCGACGTCCGCAAGAAACTCGATGCCGCGCTGCCGCCGACCTGGTCCGGTGCAAATCCCGTCGATATCGTGGGCGACGCTGATGCTGCGCGCTACGCCGCGGCGCTGGAGCTGCTGCTCGCCGATCCCGATAACGATGCGGTCCTCGTCCTCAACGTGCAAACGGCGATTGCCTCGGCCGCCGAAATCGCTGCGACCGTGACCGAACTCGTCGGAAAATACCGTGATCAGCATCGCCGATGGGCGAAGCCTGTGCTCGCCGCGTGGGTCGGGGCCGATCAGACCATCATTCAGGCCCTCTCCAACGCGGGCATTCCCAATTACCCGACCGAGGACGATGCGGTGCGCGGCTTCATGCATCTGGTCCGGCACCGCGAGGTGGTGGAAGAACTGAGCCAGGTTCCGCCCGCGATGCCTGATACGTTCGTGCCGGACGCCCGAGCCGCCAGGCAGATCGTCACCGCGGCGATCGCGGACGGCCGCCAATGGCTCGAGCCTGTCGAGATCAAACACCTGCTCGAAGCCTACGATATCGCGATGGTGCCGACCTATGCCGCTGCTGATGTCGAGCAGGCGGTGGCCTGCGCGAAGGAGATATTCGCGCAAGGCGGGACCGTGGTGCTGAAGATCATGTCGCGCGACATCGTCCACAAGTCGGATGTCGGGGGCGTCGTCCTCAATCTGACCACGCCGGATGCTGTGCGCGCGGCCGCCACGGATATTCTCGATCGCGCGAGGAAGCTGCGGCCCGAAGCCCGCATCGGCGGCGTCATCGTGCAGGCCATGGTGGTCAAGGCGAAGGCGCGGGAGCTCATTCTTGGTCTTGCCGACGATCCCACCTTCGGAACCGTCGTCGTCTTTGGCCGAGGCGGGACGGCCGTGGAAATCATCAACGACAAGGCGCTGGCGCTGCCGCCACTCGATCTGCAACTCGCCCGCGACCTGATCGACCGCACACGCGTGTCGCGGCTGCTAAAGGCCTATCGTGATGTGCCGGCGGTGAAGCAAGACGCCGTCGCCATGGTGCTGGTCAAGCTGGCGCAGATGGCCGCCGACATCCCCGAGATCCGCGAATTCGATATCAATCCGCTGCTCGCGGATGAGACCGGCGTGACTGCTGTCGACGCCCGCGTCGCCGTGGGGCCGCCGCAACGGAAATTCGCCGGCTCCGGCCCGGCCAATTTCGCCGTTAGAGCCTATCCGTCGCAGTGGGAGCGCCGCCTCAAACTCAAGGACAGCTGGCGCATCTTCGTGCGGCCGTTGCGTCCCGAGGACGAGCCGACCATCCACGAATTCCTGCGTCACGTGACCGCGCACGATCTCCGCCTGCGCTTCTTCGCACCGATGAAGGAATTTACCCACGAGTTCATCGCGCGCCTGACCCAGCTCGATTATGCGCGCGCGATGGCCTTCATTGCCTTCGACGAGGAGACCAGCGAGATGGTCGGCGTCGTCCGGCTGCATTCGGACTCGATCTACGAGAGCGGCGAGTATGCCATCCTGCTGCGGTCCGATCTCAAGGGCAGGGGCCTCGGATGGGCCTTGATGCAGCTGATCATCGACTACGCGAAGTCGGAAGGGCTGAAGACCATCTCGGGCGACGTGCTCCAGGAGAACATCGTCATGCTCGAGATGTGCCGGCAGCTCGGCTTCGAGGTAAAGCCGGACCCGTCAGAGCCTGACATCTGCGACGTCAGGCTGAAATTTTGA
- a CDS encoding bifunctional aminoglycoside phosphotransferase/ATP-binding protein, whose translation MTDESATQDRIFAVLTDPAVHPGVRRIDTHAASVFLDGDRALKIKRAVKFPFLDYSTLDKRKAACEEEIRINRPLAPQIYHAVVAITEEPDGSVQIDGPGRPIEYAVSMSRFDESQTLDHLANAGPLDEALALATADAIIAAHAAAERAEGKAWIFAIPGLIDGNSKGLGTGNRLDADEIAQLAEASHVMFQRLRPVLEERSRQGFVRRCHGDLHLANIVSIGGRPVLFDAIEFDPQIATVDVLYDLAFTLMDLLRHDQARAANIVLNRYFAATPPDNLDALSTLPLFMSIRAAIRAQVALARLKPPGSEDTDILGDARRYFGLARMLIRPPAPRLIAVGGLSGTGKTVLARALAPSVAPQPGAIVLRSDVIRKQMFGLEDTQRLPPSAYTPDVTARVYDTLARQARRVLAQGHSVIIDGVFAREEEREAITAMARECNVPLNGLFLVADLATRQARIGSRRGDASDATQEVAAQQEHYNIGRVGWASIDASGAPERTLQSCRDAIAEGIRQSD comes from the coding sequence ATGACGGACGAGTCTGCGACCCAGGATCGGATCTTTGCGGTCCTCACCGATCCCGCCGTGCATCCGGGGGTGAGGCGGATCGATACGCACGCAGCCTCCGTGTTTCTCGACGGCGATCGCGCGCTCAAGATCAAGCGGGCCGTGAAATTTCCGTTCCTCGACTATTCGACGCTCGACAAGCGCAAGGCAGCCTGCGAGGAGGAGATCAGGATCAACCGGCCGCTGGCGCCGCAGATCTATCACGCCGTGGTGGCGATCACGGAGGAGCCGGATGGGTCGGTGCAGATCGACGGGCCCGGCCGGCCGATCGAATATGCGGTCTCCATGTCGCGCTTCGACGAAAGCCAGACGCTGGATCATCTGGCCAATGCCGGCCCGCTGGATGAGGCTCTCGCGTTGGCTACCGCCGACGCGATCATAGCCGCGCATGCGGCGGCAGAGCGCGCCGAAGGCAAGGCGTGGATATTCGCCATCCCCGGCCTGATCGACGGCAACAGCAAAGGCCTGGGAACCGGCAATCGCTTGGACGCTGATGAAATCGCGCAGCTTGCCGAGGCTTCGCACGTGATGTTCCAGCGCCTCCGGCCGGTGCTTGAAGAGCGCAGCCGCCAGGGCTTCGTGCGCCGCTGCCACGGCGACCTGCATCTTGCCAACATCGTGTCGATCGGCGGGCGGCCGGTGCTGTTCGATGCCATCGAATTCGATCCCCAAATAGCAACTGTCGACGTTCTCTACGATCTCGCATTCACGCTGATGGACTTGTTGCGCCACGATCAGGCACGCGCGGCCAACATCGTCCTGAACAGATATTTCGCCGCGACGCCGCCCGACAATCTCGATGCGCTCTCCACCCTGCCGCTTTTCATGTCGATCCGGGCGGCGATCCGCGCGCAAGTTGCACTGGCACGTCTGAAGCCGCCAGGTTCTGAAGATACCGACATCCTCGGGGATGCACGGCGCTATTTCGGCCTCGCCCGCATGCTGATCCGTCCTCCCGCTCCACGGCTGATCGCCGTCGGCGGACTGTCCGGCACTGGAAAGACGGTTTTGGCGCGCGCGCTCGCGCCAAGCGTCGCGCCACAGCCGGGCGCAATCGTGCTGCGCAGCGACGTCATTCGCAAGCAGATGTTCGGGCTCGAGGACACGCAGCGGCTGCCGCCATCCGCATACACGCCTGATGTCACGGCCCGCGTTTATGACACCTTGGCCCGGCAGGCCCGGCGGGTGCTGGCGCAAGGTCATTCGGTGATCATCGACGGCGTATTCGCCCGCGAGGAGGAACGAGAGGCGATCACTGCGATGGCGCGCGAATGCAACGTGCCGTTGAACGGCCTATTCCTGGTTGCGGACCTCGCAACCCGGCAGGCGCGGATCGGAAGCCGCCGGGGGGATGCATCCGACGCCACGCAAGAGGTTGCCGCGCAGCAGGAGCACTATAATATCGGCCGTGTCGGTTGGGCGAGCATCGATGCATCCGGGGCGCCAGAGCGGACGCTTCAGAGCTGCCGGGATGCAATTGCTGAGGGCATAAGGCAATCTGATTGA
- a CDS encoding CHAD domain-containing protein: protein MARPSTTSTAARAMPTTRRSALPGRLSPGMACDTAFRIIARRHFDAVLAQHDGTCRGDPDALHQIRIALTHLRTAIRFFSPMVDDPQRPHVWAELKWLNSQLGMVRDLDVAIERVVAESGDELAVIAELQHWDEKRAESHRLLARALQSARYRRLVEQTSAWIESGSWSTRRSKEAIRLRRCSLADHATERLTAWEKTLLEKARKLSKLDVEKRHKLRLLNKRMTYSVESLADLFADGSATKQKSILKQLRKAQKSLGQLNDDARGQALAASLNGAGPEAGIRFHDRKREKKLLRKASAAYRKLDKSKPFRSSDLAPNPEPED from the coding sequence ATGGCGCGACCCAGCACGACCTCGACGGCCGCACGCGCCATGCCGACGACGCGGCGTAGCGCCCTCCCCGGCCGCCTCAGTCCCGGCATGGCCTGCGACACGGCGTTCCGGATCATCGCCCGCCGTCATTTCGATGCCGTGCTCGCCCAACACGACGGCACATGCCGCGGCGATCCCGACGCGCTGCACCAGATCCGGATCGCGCTGACGCATCTTCGCACCGCCATCCGATTTTTCTCGCCGATGGTCGACGACCCGCAGCGGCCGCATGTCTGGGCCGAACTGAAATGGCTCAACAGTCAGCTTGGCATGGTGCGGGATCTCGACGTGGCGATCGAGCGTGTCGTCGCCGAAAGCGGTGACGAACTCGCCGTGATCGCCGAGCTCCAGCACTGGGACGAGAAGCGTGCCGAGAGCCATCGCCTGCTGGCGCGCGCGCTGCAATCGGCGCGCTATCGCCGCTTGGTCGAGCAGACCTCGGCCTGGATCGAGAGCGGCTCATGGTCGACCCGCCGCAGCAAGGAAGCCATCCGACTGCGCCGCTGCTCGCTCGCCGACCACGCGACCGAGCGGCTGACGGCGTGGGAAAAGACCCTGCTCGAGAAAGCCCGGAAACTGAGCAAGCTCGACGTCGAGAAACGGCACAAGCTGCGGCTCCTCAACAAGCGAATGACCTATTCGGTCGAATCGCTAGCGGATCTGTTCGCCGATGGGTCGGCGACGAAGCAGAAGTCGATTCTCAAGCAATTGCGCAAGGCACAGAAATCCCTCGGGCAGTTGAACGACGATGCGCGCGGGCAGGCGCTTGCGGCATCGCTGAACGGCGCCGGCCCGGAAGCCGGCATTCGCTTCCACGACCGCAAGCGGGAAAAGAAGCTGCTGCGAAAAGCGTCAGCGGCCTACCGGAAGCTGGACAAGTCCAAGCCGTTCCGCTCCTCGGACCTCGCGCCGAACCCGGAGCCTGAGGATTAG
- a CDS encoding CBS domain-containing protein produces the protein MRAHQIMTRSVISVTPDTSIVEAANIMLKRHVSGLTVVDETGRLVGIVSEGDFIRRSEIGTGRKRGRWLRFILGPGKSASDFVHEHGRRVSEVMTESVVTITEDTALAEIVDLMERNNVKRLPVVRGDKVVGIVSRANLLQAVAGLAREVPDPTADDDHIRSRIIETMEKNDWCPFGLNVIVRDGIVHLSGVITEERTRQAAVVAAENVAGVKKVHDHLCWVDTISGVYLNSPEDDRLAKAG, from the coding sequence ATGCGCGCCCATCAGATCATGACCCGATCGGTCATCTCGGTTACTCCTGACACCAGCATCGTCGAGGCCGCGAACATCATGCTGAAGCGGCATGTCAGCGGCCTCACGGTCGTGGACGAGACCGGCAGGCTAGTCGGCATTGTCTCGGAAGGGGATTTCATCCGCCGCAGCGAAATCGGCACCGGACGTAAGCGCGGACGGTGGCTGAGATTCATCCTCGGTCCGGGCAAATCGGCCAGCGACTTCGTCCACGAGCACGGCCGCAGGGTCTCGGAAGTGATGACGGAATCGGTCGTGACCATCACCGAGGACACGGCGCTCGCCGAGATCGTCGATCTCATGGAACGCAATAACGTCAAGCGGCTGCCGGTGGTGCGCGGCGACAAGGTCGTCGGGATCGTCTCACGCGCCAATCTGCTACAGGCGGTGGCGGGGCTCGCCCGCGAGGTGCCGGACCCGACGGCGGACGACGATCACATTCGCAGCCGCATCATCGAAACCATGGAGAAGAACGATTGGTGCCCGTTCGGGCTGAACGTCATCGTCCGCGACGGCATCGTTCACCTCAGCGGCGTCATCACCGAGGAGCGCACGCGGCAGGCCGCGGTCGTCGCCGCGGAGAACGTTGCGGGCGTGAAGAAGGTGCACGACCATCTCTGCTGGGTCGACACCATATCGGGCGTCTATCTCAACTCGCCCGAGGACGACAGGCTTGCCAAAGCGGGCTAA
- a CDS encoding RidA family protein yields MTTPKGPQLAVLPAAAEHETRPKAQVLQPSGWPLPKGYANGMAAEGRIVVTGGVIGWDAEERLADGFVAQVRQTLANIAAILAEADARPEHLVRLTWYVVDMDEYLANLKELGRIYRDIFGAHYPAMALVQVVRLVEKAARVEIEATAVIPR; encoded by the coding sequence GTGACAACGCCCAAAGGTCCGCAGCTCGCGGTGCTGCCGGCGGCAGCCGAGCACGAAACCCGTCCGAAGGCGCAGGTCCTGCAGCCGTCCGGCTGGCCGCTGCCGAAGGGCTATGCCAATGGCATGGCGGCCGAGGGACGCATCGTCGTCACGGGCGGGGTGATCGGCTGGGATGCCGAAGAGCGTCTCGCGGACGGCTTCGTCGCGCAGGTGCGCCAGACCTTGGCTAACATCGCAGCGATCTTGGCCGAGGCCGACGCGCGACCCGAACACCTAGTGCGCCTGACCTGGTACGTCGTCGACATGGACGAGTACCTGGCCAATCTGAAGGAGCTGGGCAGGATCTATCGCGACATCTTCGGCGCGCACTATCCCGCGATGGCGCTGGTTCAGGTCGTCCGGCTGGTCGAGAAGGCGGCGCGCGTCGAAATCGAGGCCACCGCCGTCATTCCTCGCTGA
- a CDS encoding benzoate-CoA ligase family protein, whose translation MANAAKVQVSGSCDGNAASAHTDTFARQHLPPRELWPEFIFTRPELRYPSRLNCVSYFLDRWVEQGHGDAPCVISPAVGYTYRELQALVNRIANVLVDKLGLVTGGRVLLRSANNPMMVATYLAVIKAGGIVVATMPLLRAKELSYPIQKAEITLALCDGKLSEEMEKAKAAASGLKHVVYWGNGTPDSLEALIADASPEFRAVDTASEDVCLIAFTSGTTGDPKGTMHFHRDMLAVCDGYARNILRAEQNDRFVGSAPLAFTFGFGGVLFPMHIGASFVVLEKTTPDDILNAIEQYKATVCFTAPTAYRAMLGKLAGRDISSLRKCVSAGETLPKPTFDAWLKATGIKLMDGIGSTELLHIFISATEDEIRPGATGKPVPGYEAKIVDDEGHDVPPGTMGRLAVRGPTGCRYLADERQRKYVQNGWNITGDTYLMDADGYFWYQSRSDDMIVSAGYNIAGTDVEAALLTHPAVVECGVVGAPDEARGMIVKAYVIAAPGVTTDAQLVAELQEHVKREIAPYKYPRAIEFVTQLPKTETGKLKRFALRQLAQAAATSSGVAAE comes from the coding sequence ATGGCCAACGCCGCCAAGGTTCAAGTGTCGGGCTCGTGTGACGGCAATGCTGCATCGGCCCATACCGATACGTTTGCGCGGCAACATCTGCCGCCGCGCGAGCTCTGGCCCGAATTCATCTTCACGCGGCCGGAGCTGCGCTATCCATCGCGATTGAACTGCGTCAGCTATTTCCTCGATCGGTGGGTCGAGCAGGGCCACGGCGATGCGCCCTGCGTCATCAGTCCTGCGGTCGGCTACACCTATCGCGAGCTGCAGGCGCTGGTGAACCGCATCGCCAACGTGCTCGTCGACAAGCTGGGGCTTGTCACCGGCGGGCGTGTGCTGCTGCGCTCGGCCAATAACCCGATGATGGTCGCGACCTATCTCGCCGTCATCAAGGCCGGCGGCATCGTCGTCGCCACCATGCCGCTGCTGCGCGCCAAGGAATTGTCCTATCCGATCCAGAAGGCGGAGATCACGCTCGCACTGTGCGACGGGAAGCTCTCCGAGGAGATGGAGAAGGCGAAAGCCGCAGCGTCCGGCCTCAAGCATGTGGTGTATTGGGGCAATGGCACCCCGGATTCGCTCGAAGCGCTGATCGCGGATGCGAGCCCGGAGTTCAGGGCTGTCGACACCGCGTCGGAAGACGTCTGCCTGATCGCCTTCACCTCGGGCACAACGGGCGATCCCAAGGGCACCATGCATTTCCACCGGGACATGCTGGCGGTGTGCGACGGCTATGCGCGCAACATCCTGCGCGCCGAGCAGAATGATCGCTTCGTCGGCTCGGCACCGCTTGCCTTCACCTTCGGTTTTGGCGGCGTATTGTTTCCGATGCATATCGGCGCATCCTTCGTGGTGCTGGAGAAGACGACGCCAGACGACATTCTCAATGCGATCGAGCAGTACAAGGCCACGGTCTGCTTCACGGCCCCGACCGCGTACCGGGCCATGCTCGGCAAGCTCGCCGGCCGCGACATCTCTTCGCTGCGCAAATGCGTTTCCGCGGGCGAGACGCTGCCCAAGCCGACATTCGACGCCTGGCTCAAGGCCACCGGCATCAAGCTGATGGACGGCATCGGCTCGACCGAGCTGCTGCACATCTTCATCAGCGCGACCGAAGACGAGATCCGGCCCGGCGCGACCGGCAAGCCGGTGCCGGGCTATGAGGCCAAGATCGTCGATGATGAGGGCCACGACGTGCCTCCGGGCACGATGGGCCGCCTGGCCGTGCGCGGGCCGACCGGCTGCCGTTATCTCGCCGACGAGCGGCAGCGGAAATACGTCCAGAACGGCTGGAACATCACTGGCGACACCTACCTGATGGATGCCGATGGGTATTTCTGGTACCAGTCGCGTTCCGACGACATGATCGTGTCGGCTGGCTACAACATCGCGGGGACCGATGTCGAGGCGGCGCTGCTCACCCATCCCGCGGTCGTCGAATGCGGTGTGGTCGGTGCCCCGGACGAGGCCCGCGGCATGATCGTGAAGGCGTATGTGATTGCCGCCCCCGGCGTGACGACCGATGCGCAACTCGTCGCCGAGTTGCAGGAGCATGTCAAACGCGAGATCGCGCCGTACAAATATCCGCGTGCGATCGAGTTCGTGACGCAATTGCCCAAGACCGAGACCGGCAAGTTGAAACGATTTGCCCTGCGTCAGCTGGCGCAGGCCGCAGCGACGTCCTCAGGCGTCGCGGCGGAATGA
- a CDS encoding MarR family winged helix-turn-helix transcriptional regulator, with protein MPAVSDCINMLDSETKAVETPEDHAEELRLWLRLLTCTTLIEGEVRGRLRQRFDVTLPRFDLMAQLDKAPDGMTLSDVSKRMMVSNGNVTGLVERLVESGHLDRRTSETDRRVQVIRLTKLGRAEFRRMAAEHETWIADLFADLTPKDVRELMRLLAKTKASAQKSAARRRP; from the coding sequence ATGCCGGCCGTGAGTGACTGCATCAACATGCTCGATTCCGAGACCAAGGCCGTCGAAACGCCAGAGGACCATGCCGAAGAGCTTCGGCTGTGGCTGCGACTCCTGACCTGCACGACCCTGATCGAGGGCGAGGTTCGCGGCCGGCTGCGGCAGCGGTTCGACGTCACATTGCCCCGGTTCGACCTGATGGCACAGCTCGACAAGGCACCTGACGGCATGACGCTGTCCGATGTCTCCAAGCGCATGATGGTGTCGAACGGCAATGTCACCGGCCTCGTCGAGCGTCTCGTGGAATCCGGTCATCTCGACCGGCGCACCTCGGAGACCGACCGCCGGGTCCAGGTGATCCGCCTCACGAAACTCGGGCGTGCCGAGTTTCGCAGGATGGCTGCGGAACACGAAACCTGGATCGCCGATCTCTTCGCCGACCTGACGCCGAAGGATGTGCGCGAATTGATGCGGCTCCTGGCCAAGACCAAGGCGTCGGCTCAGAAATCGGCCGCCCGCCGCCGGCCGTAG
- a CDS encoding ABC transporter substrate-binding protein, producing the protein MKTQMTFAAAAMLLGTAMSPVFAQEKIKLGVVVTLSGPAAALGQQVRDGFALAVKDLGGKMGGRDVEVIVADDELKPDAAVTKVKGLLERDKVDVVVGPIFSNILQAIHRPITESKTFLISPNAGPSTFAGKDCNPFFYVTSYQNDQVHEILGKVAQDRGYKRMYLMVPNYQAGKDSVAGFKLDYKGEIVEESYMPLNTLDFQPELSKISSQKPDALFTFMPGGLGVNLVKQYRQAGLADTIPVLSAFTVDESTLPAQQDAAVGMFGGANWAPNLDNPQNKKFVAAYEAAYNSVPGTYAFQAYDAAMLIDSAVKAVKGDLSNKDAVRAALKKADFTSLRGAFKFNTNGYPIQDFYLTKVAKRPDGKFQTEIVQKVFENYGDRYAKDCKAAN; encoded by the coding sequence ATGAAGACGCAAATGACCTTCGCCGCAGCCGCCATGCTGCTCGGCACCGCGATGAGCCCTGTCTTCGCTCAGGAGAAGATCAAGCTCGGCGTGGTCGTGACCCTGTCGGGACCTGCCGCTGCGCTGGGCCAGCAAGTGCGCGACGGCTTCGCACTCGCGGTGAAGGATCTCGGCGGCAAGATGGGCGGCCGCGATGTCGAGGTGATCGTCGCGGACGACGAACTGAAACCGGACGCGGCGGTAACCAAGGTCAAGGGCCTGCTCGAGCGCGACAAGGTCGACGTCGTGGTCGGCCCGATCTTCTCCAACATCCTGCAGGCGATCCACAGGCCGATCACGGAATCGAAGACCTTCCTGATCAGCCCCAATGCCGGTCCGTCGACCTTTGCCGGCAAGGACTGCAACCCGTTCTTCTATGTGACGTCGTATCAAAACGACCAGGTGCACGAGATCCTCGGCAAGGTCGCGCAGGATCGCGGCTACAAGCGCATGTACCTGATGGTCCCGAACTATCAAGCCGGCAAGGATTCGGTGGCGGGCTTCAAGCTCGACTACAAGGGCGAGATCGTCGAGGAATCCTACATGCCGCTGAACACGCTGGACTTCCAGCCGGAGCTGTCCAAGATCTCCTCGCAGAAGCCCGATGCGTTGTTCACGTTCATGCCCGGCGGCCTCGGCGTCAATCTCGTCAAGCAATACCGGCAGGCGGGCCTTGCCGACACCATCCCGGTGCTCTCGGCTTTCACGGTGGATGAATCCACCTTGCCGGCTCAGCAGGACGCCGCGGTCGGCATGTTCGGCGGCGCGAACTGGGCGCCCAATCTCGACAATCCGCAGAACAAGAAGTTCGTTGCCGCCTATGAGGCCGCCTATAACAGCGTGCCCGGCACCTACGCCTTCCAGGCCTATGACGCCGCGATGCTGATCGACAGCGCGGTCAAGGCGGTGAAGGGTGATCTGTCGAACAAGGACGCTGTTCGCGCCGCCCTCAAGAAAGCCGACTTCACTTCGCTGCGCGGCGCGTTCAAGTTCAACACCAACGGTTATCCGATTCAGGATTTCTACCTGACCAAGGTTGCCAAGCGACCGGACGGCAAGTTCCAGACCGAGATCGTGCAGAAGGTGTTCGAAAATTACGGCGACCGTTATGCCAAGGATTGCAAGGCGGCGAACTAA
- a CDS encoding cupin domain-containing protein: protein MSSEITGITRANEGIQGISWNILGQTYVPKSKTEHSFSWHATLPPGTFVPPHIHPDQDEYLYMLEGKLDFMLGNSESQATAGDLIRLGMGVPHGIFNKSEQTAKVLFWVSPTKKLFDLFWGLHNMKEQKPEDVVAMAAEFNIHFLPPPPGG, encoded by the coding sequence ATGAGCAGCGAAATCACCGGCATCACCCGGGCGAATGAGGGGATCCAGGGCATTTCCTGGAACATCCTCGGCCAGACCTATGTGCCGAAAAGCAAGACGGAGCACAGCTTCTCCTGGCATGCGACACTGCCGCCGGGCACCTTCGTGCCGCCGCACATCCATCCCGACCAGGACGAGTATCTCTACATGCTGGAGGGTAAGCTCGACTTCATGCTCGGCAATTCGGAATCGCAGGCAACCGCGGGCGATCTGATCCGGCTCGGCATGGGCGTGCCGCACGGCATCTTCAACAAGTCGGAACAGACCGCCAAAGTGCTGTTCTGGGTGTCGCCGACCAAAAAGCTGTTCGACCTGTTCTGGGGCCTTCACAACATGAAGGAACAGAAGCCAGAGGACGTGGTGGCGATGGCCGCCGAGTTCAACATCCACTTCCTGCCGCCGCCACCCGGCGGCTAG